One part of the Prochlorococcus marinus str. MIT 9313 genome encodes these proteins:
- a CDS encoding cysteine desulfurase family protein, which translates to MDSSSSCPSEIYLDACATTPPRPEVIQRILEVQESAWGNPSSLHGPGLIAAELLERSRQKIASCLMASSTELVLTSGATESIHLGLLGMARSMQSGRLVISAVEHPAVLAAAQALKREGWEVCYWPVDPLGRVTLEDLDLMLAAPTRLVSIIWGQSEVGTIQPIETIGLACRERGIVFHTDATQVLSQGLLHWADLPIDLLSASAHKFQGPKGIGLLLLRPELIDVLQPLQGGGGQEQGLRAGTESVALAAGMAMALEQLKLSRSECADVELADQVKVQRMRDSLRINLQNFPGLHFTGDPINRLPHHISMLVGSGDDQPISGRAVVRELSRLGVATSSGSACMAGQPKNSAVLQAMQIKPEWLQSGLRFSLGSWLDETQLDQIPDLLQQAMIAAASPE; encoded by the coding sequence ATGGACAGTTCTAGTTCGTGCCCATCTGAAATATATCTGGATGCTTGTGCAACGACTCCGCCTCGACCAGAGGTGATTCAACGCATCTTGGAAGTTCAGGAGAGTGCCTGGGGTAACCCCTCGAGTCTTCATGGCCCAGGTCTGATCGCTGCTGAATTACTTGAACGCAGTCGTCAGAAGATTGCCTCATGCCTAATGGCTAGCTCAACCGAGCTGGTCTTGACCTCGGGAGCTACAGAATCTATTCATTTAGGCCTTTTGGGCATGGCTCGTTCCATGCAGTCGGGCCGTCTAGTGATTTCAGCGGTAGAACATCCTGCTGTTCTTGCTGCAGCTCAGGCCCTCAAGCGTGAGGGATGGGAGGTGTGTTACTGGCCTGTTGATCCACTAGGTCGCGTCACACTTGAGGATCTAGATCTGATGCTTGCTGCGCCAACACGATTGGTCTCAATCATCTGGGGGCAAAGTGAGGTCGGTACCATTCAACCGATTGAGACGATTGGCTTAGCTTGTAGGGAAAGGGGCATTGTTTTTCACACTGATGCCACTCAAGTTCTTAGTCAGGGACTACTGCATTGGGCTGATCTGCCAATAGACTTACTTAGCGCATCAGCACACAAGTTTCAGGGTCCTAAGGGAATTGGTTTGCTTCTATTAAGACCTGAATTGATAGATGTTTTACAACCTTTGCAGGGTGGTGGTGGCCAAGAACAGGGGCTTCGGGCTGGTACTGAATCTGTCGCCTTAGCAGCAGGGATGGCGATGGCCCTCGAACAATTGAAACTATCCAGGTCAGAGTGCGCTGATGTTGAGCTGGCCGATCAGGTGAAAGTTCAACGAATGCGTGACTCGTTAAGAATCAACCTGCAGAATTTTCCTGGACTTCACTTCACCGGCGATCCAATCAATCGTTTGCCTCACCATATATCCATGCTTGTGGGATCAGGAGATGACCAGCCCATCTCTGGTAGAGCTGTTGTGCGAGAACTTTCACGACTTGGCGTGGCAACAAGTAGCGGTAGTGCCTGTATGGCAGGGCAACCTAAAAACAGTGCTGTCCTGCAGGCCATGCAGATCAAACCAGAGTGGCTTCAGTCAGGATTACGTTTCTCTCTGGGTTCATGGTTAGACGAAACACAGTTGGATCAGATCCCTGATCTTCTGCAGCAGGCCATGATTGCAGCAGCATCGCCAGAATGA
- the dapF gene encoding diaminopimelate epimerase, which produces MLVMLQFSKYQGLGNDFLLIDGREDQLTQQVINPDPAWVRKICDRHFGIGADGLILALPPRADGDLRMQIFNADGSLAEMCGNGIRCLTRFLADIEGDLCVQRWNIETLAGIICPVLQEDGQICVDMGTPFLDPESIPTTLTIGSAGLPQGECHLGSTSLHVAAVGMGNPHLIVPVEDLENIPFENWGQRLEKHHAFPAKTNVHFLKIHSPNQLEIRVWERGSGPTLACGTGACASLVATCLLGLSDDHAEVLLPGGVLQISWPGRRGSVFMTGPAEPIFDGVLTPLLSPSHAEVLPQDDQII; this is translated from the coding sequence ATGCTGGTTATGTTGCAGTTCAGCAAATATCAGGGACTCGGCAACGACTTCCTCCTGATTGATGGGCGTGAGGATCAGCTGACTCAACAAGTGATCAATCCTGATCCAGCCTGGGTACGAAAAATCTGTGATCGACACTTCGGGATTGGAGCTGATGGGCTGATTCTTGCTTTACCACCTAGGGCTGATGGTGATCTGAGAATGCAAATTTTCAATGCTGATGGCAGCCTGGCCGAGATGTGTGGCAATGGCATCCGTTGCTTAACACGTTTCTTAGCTGATATCGAAGGAGATTTGTGTGTTCAGCGGTGGAACATAGAAACCCTAGCAGGAATAATTTGTCCAGTTTTGCAGGAAGATGGACAAATTTGCGTCGATATGGGAACTCCATTCTTAGATCCAGAATCGATACCTACCACTCTGACAATCGGTTCTGCTGGATTGCCCCAGGGCGAGTGCCACTTGGGTAGTACATCATTGCATGTTGCAGCAGTAGGAATGGGTAATCCCCACTTGATCGTGCCTGTTGAAGATCTTGAAAATATCCCCTTTGAAAATTGGGGACAAAGACTTGAAAAACATCACGCCTTCCCAGCCAAGACAAATGTTCATTTCTTGAAGATACACAGCCCGAATCAACTTGAAATTCGCGTTTGGGAGCGTGGGTCGGGACCAACCCTGGCTTGTGGTACAGGAGCCTGTGCATCTCTTGTCGCAACTTGTTTGCTAGGTCTTTCTGATGACCATGCGGAGGTTCTTTTACCAGGTGGTGTATTACAGATCAGTTGGCCAGGACGTAGGGGTTCTGTTTTTATGACGGGGCCCGCTGAACCTATCTTTGACGGGGTTTTAACACCTCTTCTCTCACCAAGTCATGCTGAGGTCTTGCCTCAAGATGATCAGATTATTTGA
- the coaD gene encoding pantetheine-phosphate adenylyltransferase codes for MRALYPGSFDPLTLGHLDLIERGCALFGEVVVAVLSNPAKTSTFTLQQRFNQIHVATAHCKGVSVICFEGLTVSCARHNQVDLILRGLRAMSDFEYELQIAHTNRSLAPDFETIFLATAAHHSFLSSSMVKEVARFGGNIDHMVPEVVAQDLHRLFN; via the coding sequence ATGAGGGCCCTTTACCCAGGCAGCTTTGACCCTTTAACGCTTGGTCATCTGGATTTGATTGAGCGTGGCTGCGCACTATTCGGAGAGGTTGTGGTAGCGGTTTTGAGCAACCCTGCCAAAACGTCAACATTCACCTTGCAACAGAGGTTTAACCAGATTCATGTGGCTACAGCACATTGCAAGGGTGTAAGCGTGATCTGCTTTGAAGGCCTCACAGTGAGCTGTGCTCGTCACAATCAGGTTGATCTGATCCTGCGTGGTCTTCGGGCGATGAGTGATTTTGAGTATGAGCTCCAAATTGCTCATACAAACCGCTCCCTGGCTCCTGATTTTGAGACAATCTTCCTTGCGACTGCTGCTCATCACAGCTTTCTCAGTAGTTCTATGGTGAAGGAAGTCGCCCGTTTTGGTGGCAATATTGATCACATGGTGCCTGAGGTGGTGGCACAAGACCTCCACAGGTTATTTAATTGA
- a CDS encoding DUF1995 family protein, with protein sequence MVLEALQTSLKDQPLGRWEVNLKFEGLKLMPVALRLMQNLQEDGFEIVLVWPDMGGAALAKHNAPELANQISSINDLLGDLNGKDDDRIFLVVAPQPSDYDQFELLCNKHSGAVVMLNGRLEDSAVGIGGVARQRRRGFLCFMA encoded by the coding sequence ATGGTTTTGGAGGCTCTACAAACCTCTTTAAAGGATCAACCCCTGGGGCGATGGGAGGTGAACTTGAAGTTTGAGGGCTTGAAATTGATGCCCGTGGCTCTACGCCTGATGCAGAATCTGCAAGAAGATGGGTTTGAGATTGTTCTTGTTTGGCCTGATATGGGTGGTGCAGCACTGGCTAAACACAATGCTCCTGAACTTGCTAATCAGATCTCTTCAATCAATGATTTGCTCGGTGACCTGAATGGAAAAGATGATGATCGTATCTTTTTGGTTGTTGCACCACAACCCAGCGATTACGATCAGTTTGAACTCCTCTGCAACAAACATTCAGGGGCTGTTGTCATGCTGAACGGCCGTTTGGAAGATAGTGCTGTAGGAATTGGAGGCGTTGCTAGACAACGTAGACGAGGATTTTTATGCTTTATGGCGTAA
- the leuS gene encoding leucine--tRNA ligase, with protein MTESFPSTSASSQSSARYDPIELETRWQKEWLRQGLDRTPVAETNQKRFYALSMFPYPSGKLHMGHVRNYVITDVIARVQRMRGDAVLHPMGWDAFGLPAENAAIARNVDPGDWTDQNIAQMRAQLDRLGLSIDWDRQQATCHQDYYRWTQWLFLELFAGGLAYQKEATVNWDPVDKTVLANEQVDGEGRSWRSGALVEQRQLKQWFLRITDYADALIDDLDELTGWPERVRTMQANWIGRSHGAEIKFRVAGVANSIITVFTTRPDTLHGASYVVLAPEHPLVESLTSPEQRLAVTAFCDLISQLSVKDRTAEDQPKRGVPIGAQVINPVNGESLPVWIADYVLADYGSGAVMGVPAHDERDFIFARSHELPIRIVVQLPDTDEHHNDGQAWTGAGVLVNSGAFDGLSTEEAKVAITTHGASEGWAQSKVQYRLRDWLISRQRYWGCPIPIIHCASCGIVPVPQEDLPVTLPRDIDLSGKGGSPIAQEQAWVEVKCPICGEKAHRETDTMDTFMCSSWYYLRFADPLNSQRPFDKDIVDEWLPVDQYVGGIEHAILHLLYARFFTKALHDRNLIGFKEPFNRLLTQGMVQGLTYRNAKNGSYISPELVSDDSDPRDPESGDRLEVLFEKMSKSKYNGVDPAVVIDRYGADTARMFILFKAPPEKDLEWDDADVEGQFRFLQRLIRLIDSFAWPKTDGENASISSANLIIDSADLSEEEINMRRATHKAIEAITEDLSGDIQLNTAISELMKLSNSLSGKLDKVRNEVAAEALSVLVRLMAPFAPHLAEEFWLKLHGHGSIHQQSWPVIDPSALVLETIELVIQVKGKVRGKIQVPANADKKTLEELALNSDIAVKWLEGQSPRRIIIVPGKLVNLVP; from the coding sequence GTGACGGAGTCTTTCCCCTCAACGTCTGCCTCCAGCCAATCCTCAGCTCGATATGACCCTATTGAGCTTGAAACGCGTTGGCAAAAGGAGTGGTTACGACAAGGATTAGATCGAACGCCAGTCGCAGAAACTAACCAGAAACGCTTTTACGCCCTATCGATGTTCCCTTATCCATCAGGGAAACTTCACATGGGCCACGTACGCAATTACGTGATTACCGATGTGATTGCCAGGGTGCAGCGCATGCGAGGTGATGCGGTACTTCACCCAATGGGATGGGATGCCTTTGGCTTACCAGCTGAGAATGCAGCCATCGCCAGAAACGTAGATCCAGGTGATTGGACAGACCAAAATATTGCCCAAATGAGGGCCCAGCTTGATCGACTGGGTTTGTCGATTGACTGGGACCGGCAACAGGCGACTTGCCATCAGGACTATTACCGCTGGACCCAGTGGTTGTTCCTTGAACTTTTTGCGGGTGGATTGGCTTATCAGAAGGAAGCGACAGTCAACTGGGATCCCGTCGACAAAACTGTTCTGGCTAATGAACAAGTCGATGGCGAGGGTCGTTCATGGCGGTCAGGCGCTCTTGTGGAACAGCGACAACTCAAGCAATGGTTCCTGCGAATCACCGACTATGCCGATGCGTTAATTGATGACCTTGATGAATTGACTGGTTGGCCCGAGCGTGTCCGCACGATGCAAGCCAATTGGATTGGTCGCTCTCATGGTGCTGAGATCAAGTTCAGAGTCGCTGGTGTAGCCAACTCAATCATCACGGTCTTCACAACAAGGCCAGACACACTTCACGGTGCAAGTTATGTGGTTTTGGCACCTGAGCACCCTTTGGTGGAATCCCTAACAAGTCCGGAACAACGTCTTGCCGTTACTGCATTCTGTGACCTTATAAGCCAACTCAGCGTCAAGGATCGCACCGCTGAGGACCAACCAAAACGTGGGGTCCCGATCGGTGCACAGGTGATCAATCCAGTCAATGGTGAATCACTACCCGTTTGGATTGCCGATTACGTATTGGCTGACTATGGCTCAGGAGCCGTTATGGGAGTACCCGCTCATGATGAGCGGGATTTCATCTTTGCTCGCAGCCACGAACTACCGATACGCATTGTGGTGCAGCTGCCAGATACAGACGAGCATCACAATGATGGACAAGCCTGGACCGGGGCCGGAGTTCTTGTAAATTCTGGAGCCTTTGATGGTCTCTCCACAGAGGAAGCGAAGGTTGCGATTACAACCCATGGAGCTTCTGAGGGTTGGGCTCAAAGCAAAGTGCAATACCGTTTGCGCGATTGGCTCATTTCTCGTCAGCGCTACTGGGGTTGCCCGATCCCAATCATTCACTGTGCAAGCTGTGGAATAGTTCCTGTTCCGCAAGAGGACCTACCTGTAACCCTTCCTAGGGACATAGATCTTTCAGGAAAAGGAGGATCCCCCATAGCGCAAGAACAGGCTTGGGTTGAGGTTAAATGTCCTATTTGTGGTGAAAAAGCTCACAGGGAAACAGACACGATGGACACCTTTATGTGTTCTTCATGGTATTACCTACGTTTTGCTGATCCACTCAATAGTCAACGTCCATTTGATAAAGATATTGTTGATGAATGGTTGCCTGTTGATCAGTATGTAGGTGGTATTGAACATGCAATCCTCCATCTCCTATATGCACGCTTTTTTACAAAAGCACTCCACGATAGAAACCTCATTGGCTTTAAAGAACCATTTAATCGATTACTTACTCAAGGCATGGTTCAAGGGCTTACCTACCGCAATGCTAAAAATGGCAGTTATATTTCTCCTGAACTTGTTAGTGATGATAGTGATCCGAGGGACCCAGAGTCTGGAGACAGACTAGAGGTCCTGTTTGAAAAGATGTCTAAATCAAAATATAATGGCGTTGATCCTGCCGTTGTAATCGATCGATACGGTGCCGACACCGCTAGAATGTTCATACTTTTTAAAGCGCCACCAGAGAAAGACCTGGAATGGGATGATGCAGATGTTGAAGGTCAATTTCGTTTTCTGCAACGACTTATTCGTCTGATTGATAGTTTTGCATGGCCTAAGACTGATGGTGAGAATGCCTCCATTTCTTCGGCAAACTTGATCATAGATTCAGCTGATCTCAGTGAAGAAGAGATCAACATGAGAAGAGCTACTCACAAGGCGATAGAGGCAATAACTGAGGACTTAAGTGGTGACATTCAATTGAATACAGCCATCTCCGAACTCATGAAGCTATCCAACTCGTTGAGTGGAAAACTAGACAAGGTACGTAATGAAGTGGCTGCAGAGGCTCTTTCAGTTTTAGTTCGATTGATGGCACCCTTTGCTCCTCATCTTGCAGAAGAATTCTGGCTGAAGCTTCATGGGCATGGAAGCATCCATCAACAATCCTGGCCTGTAATCGACCCAAGCGCACTTGTTCTCGAAACGATTGAGCTCGTCATTCAAGTCAAAGGGAAGGTACGTGGAAAAATCCAGGTACCTGCTAACGCAGACAAAAAGACATTAGAAGAATTGGCCTTAAACAGTGACATCGCCGTCAAATGGTTAGAAGGTCAATCGCCTAGACGGATCATCATTGTGCCAGGCAAGTTGGTGAACCTAGTGCCATAG
- a CDS encoding glucose-6-phosphate isomerase: MSFPDFSASDAHVQWQRFNNLLWHHNDLGIWLDISRMHINAEDFERLGPRFDQAFKAMQALEQGAIANTDEQRMVGHYWLRQPQLAPDQEVCDHIAKEIDLIETFGSNVINGLIKAPNGKKFTDVLWIGIGGSGLGPLLMIRALQNAEQGLRFHFFDNVDPDGMSRVLGNLGDALSTTLVVTVSKSGATPEPHLGMEQARQRLEAMGGHWAGQAVAVTMLNSQLDQLAQKESWLKRFDMFDWVGGRTSITSAVGLLPAALIGCDIRAFLAGAAQMDEATRVSDLHSNPASLMAAAWFVAGDGLGRRDMVVLPYRDRLEVFSRYLQQLVMESLGKRLDRDGNVVHQGLAVYGNKGSTDQHAYVQQLRDGVDNFFATFIEVLEDVENIPAINNEHPGDFLDGFLQGTRAALSQGGRQSLTISMRRFDPRRLGALVALFERAVGLYGELVNINAYHQPGVESGKKAAAAILNLQSRVEDLLADGVERSAGEIHQVIGDGSEEAIFWIMRHLTANKRGYVAEGDWGIPTSLRFSKG, encoded by the coding sequence ATGAGTTTCCCGGATTTCAGCGCCAGCGATGCCCATGTTCAGTGGCAGCGCTTTAACAATTTGCTTTGGCATCACAACGATCTTGGAATTTGGCTGGACATCAGCCGAATGCATATCAATGCAGAAGATTTTGAACGGCTAGGGCCACGCTTTGATCAGGCTTTCAAGGCCATGCAGGCTTTGGAACAGGGAGCTATCGCTAATACTGATGAACAACGGATGGTTGGCCACTACTGGCTGCGTCAGCCGCAGCTGGCGCCTGATCAAGAGGTCTGTGATCACATTGCCAAGGAAATTGACCTGATTGAGACCTTTGGCAGCAATGTGATCAATGGCCTCATCAAAGCCCCCAATGGCAAAAAGTTCACCGATGTGCTTTGGATCGGGATTGGAGGCAGTGGCCTAGGACCTTTATTAATGATTCGTGCTCTTCAGAATGCAGAGCAGGGATTGCGATTCCATTTTTTCGACAATGTGGATCCTGATGGCATGAGTCGCGTTCTTGGCAATCTTGGAGATGCCCTGAGCACGACTTTGGTGGTCACCGTCAGTAAATCTGGTGCAACTCCTGAACCACACCTCGGCATGGAGCAGGCTCGTCAACGCCTCGAAGCGATGGGAGGTCATTGGGCTGGACAGGCCGTTGCCGTGACGATGCTCAATAGCCAGTTAGATCAGCTTGCACAGAAGGAATCCTGGCTTAAGCGTTTTGACATGTTCGATTGGGTTGGCGGTAGAACAAGCATCACGAGTGCTGTTGGCCTTTTGCCGGCAGCTTTGATTGGTTGTGATATCCGCGCTTTTCTTGCTGGTGCTGCCCAAATGGATGAGGCCACACGTGTGTCTGATCTGCACAGCAACCCAGCATCTTTGATGGCCGCTGCTTGGTTTGTTGCAGGAGATGGGCTTGGGCGTCGTGACATGGTTGTTCTTCCATATAGAGATCGCCTTGAGGTCTTTAGTCGTTACCTGCAACAGCTGGTAATGGAGTCGCTAGGCAAGCGTCTAGATCGGGATGGCAATGTTGTTCATCAAGGCCTTGCTGTATATGGCAACAAGGGTTCAACTGATCAGCATGCTTATGTGCAGCAATTACGCGATGGTGTTGACAATTTCTTCGCCACATTTATTGAGGTGCTTGAGGATGTTGAGAACATACCGGCGATCAACAATGAGCATCCAGGTGATTTTCTCGATGGCTTCCTGCAAGGCACTCGCGCAGCGCTCAGCCAGGGAGGTCGTCAGAGCCTCACCATTTCGATGCGTCGATTTGATCCTCGTCGACTCGGCGCATTAGTTGCTTTGTTTGAGAGGGCAGTTGGTTTATATGGTGAACTTGTCAATATTAATGCGTATCACCAGCCTGGAGTTGAATCAGGTAAGAAAGCAGCCGCTGCCATCCTTAACTTGCAGTCTAGAGTTGAAGACTTGCTTGCTGATGGTGTCGAACGTTCAGCTGGAGAGATCCATCAAGTGATTGGAGATGGGTCAGAAGAAGCCATCTTTTGGATCATGAGGCATCTAACTGCGAATAAGCGTGGTTATGTTGCTGAAGGTGATTGGGGAATTCCGACTTCACTACGTTTCAGCAAAGGCTGA
- a CDS encoding N-acetylmuramoyl-L-alanine amidase yields the protein MASDYLTTLIMSIRSKTKRFLIIIIFSISGLIIFTRYTKNSIPDDQSKLNQSLQSRLERLVQVSEEDNQKSNDLPSTSQQKPPRALSWSSPLSKQCSDIDQGLKKRLNHRQQQLATERNYVVIDSSNYGKRYRWDLYGRRVDPTPSVVILHETTDSYQSALYAFKDYHRKDEDQVSYHTLITLDGQIIDVVDPLNRAYGAGNSAFLGEWVVTNPRFKGSVNNFALHLSLETPWDGRNGYLNHSGYSDKQYDSLALVLADWMDRFNIPPENITTHQHVDLAGERSDPRSFDWSNLQRRLAAIGYLCVSSNPSD from the coding sequence ATGGCTTCAGATTATTTAACCACTCTGATTATGTCTATTAGGAGTAAAACTAAACGATTCCTAATCATAATCATATTTTCAATAAGTGGTTTGATAATATTCACCAGGTATACAAAGAATAGCATTCCTGATGATCAGTCAAAATTAAATCAAAGTCTCCAAAGCCGTCTAGAACGACTTGTGCAAGTCTCTGAAGAAGACAATCAAAAGTCAAATGACCTTCCATCAACTAGTCAACAAAAGCCGCCGCGAGCACTATCATGGTCATCTCCACTTTCTAAGCAATGCTCTGATATCGATCAAGGACTTAAGAAACGTCTTAACCACCGTCAACAGCAATTGGCAACTGAACGCAATTATGTAGTTATTGATTCATCGAATTATGGCAAAAGATATCGCTGGGATCTTTATGGCCGTCGAGTTGATCCGACTCCTAGTGTCGTAATTCTACATGAGACTACCGATTCGTATCAATCTGCACTCTATGCATTTAAAGATTATCATCGCAAGGATGAAGATCAAGTTAGCTACCACACATTGATTACATTGGATGGGCAAATCATTGATGTTGTAGACCCACTTAATAGAGCATATGGAGCAGGAAATTCTGCTTTTCTTGGTGAGTGGGTTGTGACAAATCCACGCTTTAAGGGATCCGTCAATAACTTCGCTTTGCATTTGAGCCTAGAGACACCATGGGATGGTCGCAATGGCTATCTAAATCATAGTGGTTATAGCGACAAACAATATGATTCTCTTGCTCTAGTCTTAGCAGATTGGATGGATCGCTTCAATATTCCCCCAGAAAATATCACTACTCATCAGCATGTTGATTTAGCAGGTGAGCGATCAGACCCCCGTAGTTTTGATTGGTCAAATCTACAGCGAAGACTAGCGGCGATTGGTTATCTTTGTGTAAGTAGCAATCCCTCAGATTAA
- a CDS encoding Hfq-related RNA-binding protein, whose product MEPPPLNPSLPGIRLIQSWVRDEIPLSLELADGLRLEGRLLWQDPEFLALERPGSSQPVLINRRAVLIIRPLG is encoded by the coding sequence ATGGAGCCCCCCCCTCTCAATCCCAGCCTTCCAGGGATTCGTCTGATTCAGAGTTGGGTTAGGGACGAGATCCCTCTCAGTCTTGAATTAGCTGATGGGCTCCGATTGGAAGGCCGCTTGCTTTGGCAGGACCCGGAATTCCTTGCCCTGGAACGGCCTGGATCGAGTCAACCTGTACTGATTAACCGTCGGGCTGTACTGATAATTCGTCCACTGGGCTAA
- a CDS encoding D-alanyl-D-alanine carboxypeptidase/D-alanyl-D-alanine-endopeptidase, producing the protein MRILPACSKIAKRNHSQLLIRILGAGGILIGSNVSAAPTVLSPPPPVAIQGWPSLQSGRLCPSLQRSFKSLLGQGSSAWSVSVLDRHGQLLADINGTIAKVPASNQKLITTAFALDKLGPDFKLRTQLLRRPDGVLEISGEGDPDLGITEIQRFAMAALGQGGSRTFRSHDDLQLLIREEPQQRWWPSDWHPADRIYAYGAPITRLALTSNALDVAVTNPIGRLQRLLEREIHRQGGSAHLSLVNHDQVKTSSAQSVLLHEEDSAPMHALVSLANAESHNFTAEVLLRHAAKSWDVRLASREAMRWMQRQNLPLTGLRIADGSGLSRNNRMSSQTLATLLMRMGHHPLAPYYQASMAIAGQRGTLRKLFRGTSLEGKFWGKTGTLNGVRSISGILETEDGPRYVSAIANGASSPNRTIGLLLKAIQRFSPCSSSLSTSK; encoded by the coding sequence ATGAGGATTCTCCCTGCATGTTCCAAGATCGCTAAGAGAAACCATTCTCAATTGTTGATCCGAATTCTTGGAGCTGGGGGAATCCTGATCGGTTCAAATGTGAGTGCAGCACCAACTGTTCTTTCACCACCCCCTCCAGTTGCCATCCAGGGCTGGCCTTCTCTTCAATCTGGGCGACTCTGCCCTTCCTTGCAAAGGAGTTTCAAATCCTTACTCGGCCAAGGCTCATCGGCATGGAGCGTGAGCGTCTTAGATCGTCATGGTCAGCTCCTTGCAGACATCAACGGAACTATTGCCAAAGTTCCAGCCTCCAATCAGAAGTTGATTACAACTGCCTTTGCGCTCGATAAGCTCGGCCCTGATTTCAAGTTGCGCACCCAACTTTTACGACGCCCTGATGGGGTACTTGAAATCAGTGGTGAAGGAGATCCTGATCTAGGTATCACAGAGATACAACGCTTTGCGATGGCAGCTCTTGGTCAGGGTGGTTCGCGCACTTTTCGTTCCCATGACGATCTCCAATTACTGATCCGTGAGGAGCCTCAACAACGCTGGTGGCCTAGTGATTGGCACCCAGCTGACCGCATTTATGCCTATGGAGCACCGATCACCCGTCTTGCACTAACAAGCAATGCCCTTGATGTGGCTGTGACCAATCCAATTGGTCGTTTACAACGCTTGCTGGAGCGCGAAATACATCGGCAGGGGGGCAGCGCTCACTTAAGTCTTGTCAACCACGACCAGGTGAAGACAAGTTCTGCCCAGTCAGTTCTTCTTCATGAGGAAGATTCCGCACCAATGCATGCGTTGGTGAGTCTTGCTAATGCGGAGAGCCATAACTTCACAGCAGAGGTGCTGCTTCGACACGCCGCAAAAAGCTGGGATGTGAGGCTTGCCTCCAGGGAGGCTATGCGCTGGATGCAACGACAAAATCTTCCTCTGACAGGACTACGCATAGCCGACGGCAGCGGGCTCTCAAGGAACAACCGAATGAGCAGCCAAACTCTGGCGACTTTGTTGATGCGAATGGGTCATCACCCTCTTGCTCCCTACTATCAAGCCTCAATGGCCATCGCCGGACAGCGTGGAACGTTGCGCAAACTGTTTAGAGGTACTTCACTAGAAGGGAAATTCTGGGGGAAAACAGGCACTCTCAATGGAGTGCGTTCTATCTCAGGAATTCTTGAGACAGAAGATGGACCACGATACGTGAGTGCAATAGCTAATGGCGCCAGCTCACCAAATAGAACAATCGGCTTGTTGTTGAAGGCTATCCAACGCTTCAGCCCGTGTTCTTCATCGCTCTCAACTTCGAAGTAG
- a CDS encoding DUF4330 domain-containing protein: MSRQTLLKQFTPIDGIAAIVALIALGGVLWSPKLSHSLARATGVMRPVKVSVDVRNVPTAEPNALIEAALAQGSTSIVIRNQPAGSLKLKGIEDLRSKLVAVQPDGSVVIAMDPNLAANSVLDARFILEGDGTVSKTGVVLAGTKLKIGTPVELEGSSYRINGTVSGVSVQ, from the coding sequence ATGAGTCGCCAAACCCTTTTGAAACAATTCACCCCTATTGATGGGATTGCCGCAATCGTGGCACTCATCGCTCTGGGGGGTGTGTTGTGGAGTCCGAAGTTAAGTCATTCATTGGCCAGGGCCACAGGCGTCATGAGGCCTGTGAAGGTTTCTGTCGATGTTCGCAACGTGCCTACAGCTGAGCCAAATGCACTGATCGAAGCTGCATTGGCCCAGGGCAGCACCAGTATCGTTATTCGCAATCAGCCTGCCGGTTCACTGAAACTTAAGGGCATCGAAGACCTCAGAAGCAAGCTCGTGGCGGTCCAGCCAGACGGCTCTGTCGTCATCGCAATGGATCCCAATTTGGCTGCCAATAGTGTTCTTGATGCTCGCTTCATACTTGAAGGTGACGGCACAGTCTCCAAGACGGGAGTTGTGTTAGCTGGAACAAAACTCAAAATTGGCACACCAGTTGAGCTAGAGGGATCCAGCTATCGAATCAACGGAACCGTGAGTGGTGTCAGTGTTCAATGA